In the genome of Chelmon rostratus isolate fCheRos1 chromosome 12, fCheRos1.pri, whole genome shotgun sequence, the window tgtattgttttttctttaaaaatctATAAAATGGGGGTAATATTAAATACATCTAAATTGAATTCATGttaaacaacaacagcagtaaaacacacatgaGCTGTAATCATCAGTAGTTATTTCTGAAAGTATTTTAGTCTACAAAGGTATTTTTCACATCCTATTTATTAATAACTTTACACTTTTTCTACTTCAGCAACCCAGTGTAGCATCCAGAAGTAGTAAATTAAGTcttatttcattgtttagatttgaattgttttgtgaaatcaagcatgcagctgttttttctcatgTCAGGGACACAGATGGAGGAATGCTGCTCGATATATTTGATGAGAAGCTTCACCCTCTTTCAGTAAGTCTTCATCAGTTTGCTTTTCCATGTGTTGCACGTCTGTTCAGTTCGTCTCCATTAAACTTGTTAGTATTGGGCCACATTTTAGTCATTGTGCTTTTTAATCTCCTCATTTATGTCCTTTCCTGGACCCCGCctgtttccttcctttcttccttccttcttcctctttcctccttcccttcttcaAGAAATCAGAGGTGCCGCTGGACTACGACCAGCACGATCCAGAGCAGAAGCAGATCTACCGGTTTGTCAGGACGTTGTTCAGCGCCGCTCAGCTCACGTCCGAGTGTGCCATCGTCACTCTGGTAAGAGTTTCCAACATCCTCCGTCATCCTGTTATTTCTGTCGACCTCAGATGCAAATCAGCATCCTGGGTGGCTTGTCGCATGGAAAAAGCATTGCTACGTTTCTTCAGGAAGATTTCCCATGAAGGGACggaccttcacacacacagtttgtgtttagGCCTCAGGGGACTTTGCAGCCTGATGTGTGGAGACAAGCCAGGGACGTGTGTGAACTGGTGTTCAGTTAGATTAGATCATCGACCAGTTTGAGAGCTTATTCGGTGAATGATGGCGATGCCTCCAGGCGTGTAACTGTAACTGCTCACTTCCTTGCTTTCCTTACTCCGTCATGTTGCGCAGGTCTACCTGGAGAGGCTCCTGACCTACGCAGAGATCGACATCTGTCCGGGGAACTGGAAGCGGATCGTCCTGGGTGCTATCCTGCTGGCCTCCAAGGTCTGGGACGACCAGGCCGTGTGGAACGTCGACTACTGCCAGATCCTCAAGGATATCACTGTGGAGGACATGTGAGTTAGATTTGGTTGGTGGTGGACAGAAGACTAAAAAAAGTGTGGAATGAAACAAACATCCCTCTGCTCAGCTATCGTTGACCCTTCAGTGCATTCCTCTCAAACAGGAACGAGCTGGAGCGCCAgtttctggagctgctgcagttcaacaTCAACGTGCCGTCCAGCGTCTACGCCAAGTATTACTTTGACCTGCGTTCGCTCTCAGAGTCCAACAACCTCAGCTTTCCCCTGGAGCCGCTCAGCAGAGACAAGGCCCAAAAACTAGAGGTGCCGCCATTCTGccgtcttttctctctttacgttgcttttctttttcatttcctttctgttttttttccctttgattCAGTCATCCACTAAAATTCAAAGCCACTTGGTGTCGAATTTGAAGATTTCTCACTTTATCAAAAAAGACACTAAGGCAGCAGAGCATGCTCCTGCTTCCTTCTACAAAACATTCATTTCTAATTAACTCCAGGACCTAATTCTGTTTCTAATTGCTGTGTTCTCAGCAACATCCATCTGAACATCACAGATTTgcaacagcaaagacaaacatgatgactgtgtgaaaatgtcatctaaaaaaaaaattttaaagcattttttgaTGCTTTACCAGGCAAACTTGCCTaatcttcatgtttttctgttcttcttagcggttagcactagcattagcagtagctaaatggtagcatcggtactggccactacctggagcatctctgggtctcctggaggtgtagtgggactaagtaggcgaaacaccgttgaagggaggtatccacctgatgacccccagagacgtgttaggaatcactgctctttggcaggtatagaggcagattagggctccaagcttcttcactgagaatgaatcctctttttgagcacaagtatcttgtgtttaaattaactatgaCTCTTTAGATGTGGTGAAAAGCAAAGAATTTTTTCTGTGCCTGGTTTAGTTCTTGCCTTTACTTTCTGTGGAACTTTTCTTTCTATTACTACTGGACAAAAAGGGGCTACAGAGTTCACTGATTGTCAGCAGGACTGGTTGGTCGGTTTGTCAAGTTGCATCACAGAAAAGTACTGAAAGTAATGTTTTGATTCATTCTTAAAAACCCTTTCTGTGCCTCCTCTGCAGGCTATTTCCAGGCTATGTGATGACAAGTACAAGGACGCACGCAGAGCTGCAAGGAAGCGCTCAGCCAGCATGGACAATCTGTGCGGGATCAGATGGGTTCCTGCGATCCTCTCCTAACCACTATTAACCTGCCATGTAGTGAACACTGACATCAGGCTGCAGACACTAAAACAGGCCTACACGGCTCTGAGACTTCAGTTTGGTCACCCAGATGATCCCAGGACGTGGAACTTGGTGGAGCCTGAAATCAACCTCTGGACCTTCAAACTGGAGGCAAGACAGTGACACCGCATGTGCAGTTTTGGGAGGTGAAGTGAACGCCAGAGAGGTTTCTAACTCAATGCCTCGACTCGTCCGTTCATGATGGAGAGAGGGCAGTTCCAGGCTGTTACAGCTAGACTTGAATCTAGCTTTGGACAGACCAAGAGGGTCCTGGACAGGACAGCCTTGAAAACCTCCGGACACGGCTTTGTGAACCCGTCTTAATCAGCACTGTTCAGTTTTCTGGTTTTGTCCAGACTAAAAATCTGATATAACCTGCCTTTGAGATGCCCCTGCAACttcacaaacaaatgtgttatttattttagctGATTATGTGGACTTAGGTGAGCAGTTGCAGCTGCTTGAACACACCGTACCTGCAAAAATTCAAAAACTGTAGTGTAGCACTGGAATTTCTGCCAGTTATTTGTTTCCTTTGACAGGTCTTAGCTGATAAAAGTGTTAGCAGTTTTGTCCTTTGGGACTCTTTATATTCAAAGTTTACAGTATTTCTAGCGTACCTCCGGTTACTCAGGTAGACTGTTCAATCTTTAGTTGAATTCTGCTTCCCCTCATTTGAATAAATTGAGGGCTGAAACACAAATTATGACAAGTGACAAACTGCAGATGGCGCCAGAATGAATAAGCATTCCTACAGATGTCACGGATGCTTTCCTATTTCTGAGGACTAATTATGGGCTTAATGAAGCAGTTAATACCACATTTTTTCCAGACTTtgtaacataaaataaaaaccagagCATGTTTCAGAGGTTCTGGTTGAATATTCATCAGATTTTGATTTGTGACTTTTTCAAGTTAATTCAGATTTTACAAGCCCAAGAGAAGCTTTGAGTCCAGCACCGCCTCTCTGCTGACATCTAGTGGACTCATGAGTGTTGATGAATCGTTTCAGGTCATGTCGGTTTAAAGGGTCGGATGTGTCTCGGTGCATGGTGGAATTGAGATGTCTCACTGAACTCCAACACATTGATGAAGGGTCATTTTGCATGCTCCAAATTCAATTAGCACCAAAATACTGTTAGAGTAAAaccagcaggacaaacacagcaaagagcTGGTCATACTGGTCCAACaaacacagcctgcagcagacGCCGGTCAGTAGAGGGTGTGAGGAGGCCACACAGCGCCGCTTGATTTCTTATTTATTCAGTATTATCGAGCTAGATAACAATGCATTGCATCTATAGTACAGTAAAAAATCTTAGAAGTCCCACACTCAATGGCTGCTGCCCCAGTGTCTTTAATTCCTAGCTGACCCCTTCACAGTCCTGTCAGAATAAAAATCAGCTTGGTTGTTGATGATTATTTAACTTAGATTGAAGGAATTCAGTCCTTTCATGCATGTATTCGTCTTTGAGTCGAAGGGTTTCAACAGCTTTCCCCAAATTTAAAACCTTTTCAACAGCAGTCTGGGCCAAAGAAGCTGTACTGTCTCATTTCCAGCTGGTGGTTTAGTGTTGGAAGCACAACTTTTAGTTATCACAGTTATGATTTTCCAGTGATCTGCTGTCTCTAGCGTCCACCGACCAACCGCACCCACTGTATGTGTCCTCTTCACCTGTCCCGAACACAAAACGTCCAGCCATGGTGGGCCACTAAATGTTCCATTGCCCTTAAACCCTCAAATTCTTACACCAAACACAACAGTTAGACAGATGACGCAGTTATGACATTAATTTTCTGAAGATAAACCCGGACAGCTGAGTCGAGAGTTGAAACTGCAGACGAACCGATTCTTTTGTATTTCCACAGCTACTGTACCGGCAAACAGCTGATCAGGTCTTCacttttttccatcatttgtcTGAAAACTAAAGCActaaaatataattattttgCAAATTAACTTTGTAATGAGTAGAAAGAGTTATTGTGAATTATTTATGgatgtgatttgtgtttttaataaaagaaaTTGCTCTTGTGTAAGCTGCCGTTTACGAGGTGATTATTACATTAATGTGACCGACTCAGTGCCATTTAGCCGTCTGTGATTGTCTATTACAAGCTCGCCTACGTATGACTGTCAGCTTCCAGTAAGGTTGACCGGTACCTCGACATCCCAACAATGCTTTGATGGCAGCCTGGTAAGAATAGCTCCCTCCACAGGTCCTGGCCTCCGCAGACAAGAGCGAGAAGCAGTAAGAAAACATTCGAGGTGACTGCATTTAGTAGCAAGCTGAGCGGGTCAGCGCTGCAGTTCTCAGACAGCGCTGAAGGCGACAGCGACTCAGgaacttttcttcttctcttcttttgaTTTTCTTGTGCGTTTGGGATTGTTTTCTTAGGAGCAACGAGGAAGATGGGAGTGATAGATCTACTCTTCATCACTATCAGTCACAGCGTCTCCTTTATGGGTAAGTTTTCCCTTCGTCTTGAAGTTTGTTTCTCCCTGAGTAATTTTGTCGTGatctataaaataaaacacatcgtgatcatttgctaatccttttaaACATATGCTGaactgaaaactgcacaaagtcaatatatttaatgtttgacctcatcagcttcattgatttttgtgaatattctgaatctgatgaggCAACAtctttcaaacaagttgggacaggagcaacaaaagactgggaatgatgtggaatgctccaaaaacacctgtttggatcattccacaggtaaacaggttgattagtaacaggtgattagattagatcaggTTTTATCGATCTCACAATCGAGAAATTCACTaatacagaagctcttcagaacacacaaggggcAAATAACCAACaacggagcaaaaaaaaaacaaaactgtaagAGTTGAAGtgaccttttccctgcagtagtggttctggatgtttataatcagagaatAATAGaagttattgcacataataactatacattgGATTGTACAGTCTGGATGAAAGACCTGCAGTGACGgtagtatcatgattgggtatgaatcatcctggaaaggcaggggatggagcgaggttcaccactttgtgaacacatgattattACTTCATCACCTCTTTCTCATCACAGGTAAAACCTGGTGGATGCTGATGCTGGTTTTACGTCTGCTCGTCCTCCTGCTGGCCGGATTCACCCTCTTCAGTGACGAGCAGGAAAGATTCATCTGCAACACCATCCAGCCGGGCTGCTCGAACGTGTGCTTCGATGCGTTCGCTCCCGTGTCCGTCTTCCGCCTCTGGCTCTTCCACCTTGTTCTGCTCTGTCTTCCCCACGCGCTCTTTGCAACTTACGTCACGCACAAAGTTTTGTCGTGTTCCCACAGTGGAGGCTTCTACTACGACAGGAGCCGGGGTGGCTCACCTTTCAGCCTTGAGAACTCGAGCTCCTCAAGAGAACCGTCCTTCCACAGAGCTCCACTTCACGACCTCCAGCGTGAACAGGGGGCGCCACGCTTCTACTGCGCGTACTTCCTGGTTATTATTCTGCGGATCCTCCTAGAAGTGGTTTTCGGTGCAGGCcagttttttctctttggaTTGTCCATTCCTAAGAGCTTCCTGTGCTACGAGGCTCCCTGCACATCTGGGGTCGAATGCTACATCTCCAGGCGAACCGAGAAGACGCTAATGCTCAACTTCATGCTGGGTGTTGCCTCCTTGTCCGTTCTGCTAAGTTTGGTCGACCTGGTGAGCTCCGCGAAGGCGATggtgagatggaggaggaaaagggagatgTTCATGGAGGAGATGAGCAAAGGAGAGCAAAGCAGTATGTTTACGACGACGACGACTGAAGACAGCGATGCTCTTCTGAGCAGAAGCCTGAGTGGCAGCTCAAAGATTGGTCTCAAAGACGAAAAACACGCTGCTGCTGCGGTGCCAAATGGTGAACCTCCTCATGCAAAGACGAATGCTGGGACCGTAATAAAAACTGGTGACGACAAGAGGCCTGAAAGCAAAGATGCCAAAGTGGACACGTCTCAGTCGCCCACTCCCATGAACACTCCAGTACCAACTCACTTTGTCCTCCACAGCCACCTGAGACCTCCCCTGTCCCCTCGCCCTGACAGGGGACCACAACCAAACCCCAGAGCGCCAACACCTATGGGTGCCAAAAAGCTGGGCCAGTACACTCCAGCTGGGGCAAACTCAGGCcagcagtctgacagcagtgaaTCTCAAGACAAGAGGGCATGGGTGTGATTGACATTGTACAAAAACTGCGGTGCATCGACGTTTAAAGGCCCAGCTGTGTTGCTTTAACTGTCAATATTAACAGCATGAATTCATAGAAAGGTTTGTTGTACTAAAAGGGAAGATTTGATGATGCAACACGAGGGCTCACAGGATACAAAGGTAACTGAACATGCGAGTGTTCATCCATACAGTAAAGGACAGGTCTGTACTTTACACACAgtcaacagccaatcaaaacCCAGCTGCTTCTTttacctgtttttgtttcttgtttccaCGCgacaatgtgtttttcttgatgCATGCTTACTGAACGCTATTGTTTTTGTAATATTAAAAATACTTCACTGGTCGGCTCATGAGAACGAGGCTGATTCGCATAGTTTTGCTTCTGTTTAACACCCTGAGCTGTTTGTCCCggtgaaacaaacacaggctgaCCTTGATGAAGCAGCACTTACAGTTCTCAGCTGTCGTCTGGATGACGGAGCGCTGGCAGCCACAACAGACACGCtgacctgacctctgacccgtCACATGACCGCTGCACGACCCAGCCGTGACCCCGACTGAAGCCAACCCTGCTGGGGCGACTGAAGACCTTCAACCTCC includes:
- the LOC121614791 gene encoding cyclin-Y-like gives rise to the protein MGSTTSCCVSASPKLRRNAHSRLESYHQESELSREETGCNLQHISDRENVDELNMDYNPSDHPRASTIFLSKSQNDVRDKRKSLFINNVSHGTSRRKYSSCSTIFLDDNTVSQPNLKYTIKCVALAIYYHIKNRDTDGGMLLDIFDEKLHPLSKSEVPLDYDQHDPEQKQIYRFVRTLFSAAQLTSECAIVTLVYLERLLTYAEIDICPGNWKRIVLGAILLASKVWDDQAVWNVDYCQILKDITVEDMNELERQFLELLQFNINVPSSVYAKYYFDLRSLSESNNLSFPLEPLSRDKAQKLEAISRLCDDKYKDARRAARKRSASMDNLCGIRWVPAILS
- the LOC121615634 gene encoding gap junction delta-4 protein-like, yielding MGVIDLLFITISHSVSFMGKTWWMLMLVLRLLVLLLAGFTLFSDEQERFICNTIQPGCSNVCFDAFAPVSVFRLWLFHLVLLCLPHALFATYVTHKVLSCSHSGGFYYDRSRGGSPFSLENSSSSREPSFHRAPLHDLQREQGAPRFYCAYFLVIILRILLEVVFGAGQFFLFGLSIPKSFLCYEAPCTSGVECYISRRTEKTLMLNFMLGVASLSVLLSLVDLVSSAKAMVRWRRKREMFMEEMSKGEQSSMFTTTTTEDSDALLSRSLSGSSKIGLKDEKHAAAAVPNGEPPHAKTNAGTVIKTGDDKRPESKDAKVDTSQSPTPMNTPVPTHFVLHSHLRPPLSPRPDRGPQPNPRAPTPMGAKKLGQYTPAGANSGQQSDSSESQDKRAWV